One Octopus bimaculoides isolate UCB-OBI-ISO-001 chromosome 16, ASM119413v2, whole genome shotgun sequence genomic window, CATGAACTGGTGATTAAtccttttctgtttcttcatttGATGGTTTTCATTATCGGAGAGTTCATCTCCACTTTCAGATGAATGAGTATCGTttgtattattttccatttttgttcGGTTGATTTCACAATAAATAACGTGCTTTATTTGGTTGTGTTCCCCAGTTGATGGTGTTAAACTGACCACTTTATACTGATGATTCGAATCATTATCGTCTGGCCTATCCTCAATATGGTTTTCAATTTCCTTCGAAGTTTCTCGATAAATTATCGGAGaaggtgttattgttgtttctaagCCGTTATCTAACTTGGAAATATATGCTGGTTCTGAAACTTCAGTGTGCTCTTCTATAAAATTAGATTCCATTTTGGTGTCTACCACTTCTTTTGCTGGTATTGGGCGCAATTCGCTTTTCACTTTCTCGTATAAAAATTCAGTACTGCCTTCACCTGAACTATTATATAAGGAAGGCCGGGATCTTAATTTAACTGGCTTGCTATTTACATTCATGACTGTATCTTTCGGCACCTCAAATGCTTTGATTCTACGGTGTACGTTTCCCTTGATTAAAGCTTCCCTTTTTTGTTCATTTATCGCTATACTTCCATCTTCAATGTCGTTTTCTCCGTCATTTAGTGTGGGCGAAAGCAGAAAGCTTTGACGTTGTTCCGATGTCACAAAGCTTTCTACAATAGCTGGACTAGAAATTTCAACATTCCTAGACGATGGTGTTTTATAATTTTCAGAAGTTGTCAAACCGGTCTCTGTGTTTGATATGACCGCTTGGGTTGGTTGCTGTGTAATAATTGAATTTTCCGAAAATGTATTTTGAGCGGTTTGAGCAAGAATATTTGGTTGAGACTCGAGCGTTTCATCGctaattaatttattctttaacGGTTGCATAATATTATAGTCAATGACTCCATCGGCTCTGATACGTTTGTTTATTTCACTTGGGCTTTCTACTGTCCACAGGTCATTGTTTTCATTCCTATTGATTTCACTCGAaggcaaagtttctacaggtgtattaatatgtgcgtgtacatctTCAGCAGTTTCGAAGTCTTTCTTGACTGGTGAAGCAGCAACCATTTGGTTAGAAGTTTGTTGAATTTCAGGGGCAACATATTCAGTGCCGTTTTTCACTAAAGGGTTCTTAACAATGAAATAGTCTGCCTCCGATTTATGTTGTAGATGTGAAGCCCATTCTTCCTCAGGGTATTCTGAGCTTcgtatttctttaatttctcgaTGTGAGCGCTGCGTCTGATGTTGAACGTCAACCGAGTCGGGAGAAGTTTTCTCAAATGAACTAAGTGCATTCAAATTCTCAACACGAGACCGATCACCGCTGACATCATGATTCACAACTTCTGAACCGGTTAAGTTTGCTTCAACTACTGTTCCGGGTCTAGCATCATTGTAACCAGTTAAACTTGCGGCGTCAGCTGGCTTATTGGGTTGAGACGCGAGTGGTTCATTCGCGGTAATAGGAGTCGTCCAACGAGTTATTTGatcgttgtttttgttggcaTCAATTGTTTCATGTTCTCTTAGTAATCCGTTTGAATCTTGCAGGTGTCGAGGGTGAACAGTACCGTTCGTAAGGTATTCAACTGGTTCTGCAGTAGACTTGTCGCTTGTTTTCTTCGTCTCACCGAAAATTGATCGCCCTGATTCGAAAATACGACGGAGGAAATTTACTGGTTTTCCGGTCACCACTTGCTCTTTCTCTGTTTCATTCGTGCTTTTGATGACCGTTGGTTCAACTTTCACATTCTCTTCACTGTACTCTTGGGAGGCAAACTCTCCAAGAAAATTGCTGCCCAGACTACTACAGCTGCTGGAGCTTCTACTGACTGTTGCCGAGCCTGGGTATTTCGCGTTTTGCTCGCCGTTAAAATCTCTATTGCTTTCACTCTCTTTCGATGCAGCCAATACAACAGATTCATTTTCTCGCACATTTTCTCCTTGAGTTTTTTCAACTGAACTCAATCCGTACACTAATCTCTCTCCCGTACCCGTGTCGTGTTCTGGGCTAACACTTGTGCTACTTTCTGTTATGACGGTATTTGTAACTGCAGGGTATGTAGATATAGTTCCATTgctctttgttattgttttagctgctgctgttgcagttgaaTCACTTCTTATCAGCGGTGTCTGATTACCCTCTGGTGGTTGTTTAAGCCGGGTTAACATCTCAGAGTTGGTTGAATAATAGGGAATGTATGAAACACGGTCGAGATTACTGCCAGAATTGTCTTCTTTTAAATGCGTTTCTTCTCCTTCTACTGtccttccttcctcttcttctttgtcgtcttctttcttttcctccccttcctcttctttattACCAACACTGTCTCCTAAATATGTCCCACTAACCACTACAGTTTGTATATTTTCAACACTAGTTGGAGTAGAATGTATTTCACTGGCGATTGTCGGCACAATATTATATTCTGCTTCAACTAAAGTAATttcttctcccaccaccactcCTGTTTCGTCCGATTTTTTTAACACTTTCTGAGTCAAATCTGTTGTAGATGTTTCAATTATTGTcgtagtggttgttgttattgttgtagttattggtGTTATGTCCGTTGCTATATCTTTTATTACCCCTTTTTCATTGGTGTCAACAGAAGCACATGACTGAACAAACGAAGGAGAGCTTCTGAAGAAGGTATTGTTACTTTTTGACACGCCTTTCTTTGTTAAGaggtgtttctctctttctcctacctTGTTTACTTCAAGCGCAGAAACTGAACTCAATGTGTTTTCATTATCAATTAGTATATTTTCTGAAATCACAATTTCTTTGTCCTTCTCGTCTTCTTTATGTTTTTCTTCTGACATTACCATTACCTCTTCTACTTCGACCTTTTCTATCTGGCTTTCCTCCTTCTCTAACgactcctcttctctttcttcttctctctctcctgctaCCACGACTACTTCAGTTGACCCTATCACTACCACCTCTTCACTCTCTTTTTcgtctttttcttgttctttcctttcttcatgGTCTATGTCACGCTCTATTTCTCCGACAATGAGGTCTATTTTTCCACTTgtattttcatttgcatttattTCTTCCAGTGTTTCCCCACTCGTAACTGCCATTCCAGTCCCAGTTTCCATTTCTCCCTTAACTTCGTTGATATCTTCTGTTTTTACACTGTAGAAGATTTCAATTTCATCTCTTACATCATTCAAATCGTCAGTTTTTCTATTCGCCTCTGGAGGATCGCTTTCCACTGCACTGGCAATGGGTGGTTGATTTGCTTTGggtatttgtttttcttcgttCGACATGGAGAGAAACGAACCTTGCTTATAACATTCTGGTAATTCTGTATGGTCGCTTATTATCTCGTTACTTCCTTCATTGTTTTCCCTATGCAAAACATACGCCATTACGCTCTCGAATTTATTAGGTATCATATCAGGAACATCTAATGGTAGACTCTCTGTAAGGCTTATCGTATCCTCTTCGACATTCATACGTTCAGCCTGCTCAGTATTCATCGCCGATGAAGCCTGAAgcccttcttctttttctattacaACCTCGTCATTGCCGGGGATAACAACGGGTTGTACTTCAAAATCAGATGAAATATCCACGGGTGGGTTCATTTCCGAAATAACttgtatattttcctttgtttccGAAGAAGGGGCAACTTCATAGCTTATAGGGGTAACTTCGAGATCTTCACCTACTACATCATCTAGTGAAGGAAGCGTTTCTTGTGTGACGGTAGATAGGCTAACTACCACAGTTTCACCTACGACTTCGTTCTCCACTGAAGGGAGAGCTTCTTGTTTGACGGTTGGTAGGTAAACTTCTACAACTTCATGTATAACTTCACTGTCCACTGAATGGACAGCTTCTTGAGCGACGGTTGGTACGCTGACTTCCACAACTTCGTGTACAACTACGCTATCCACTGAAGAGACGTCTTCTTGTGTGACGGTTGGTAGACTAACTTCCACAGCTTCATGTACGACTTCACTGTCCACTGGAGGAACAATTTCTTGTGTGACGGTTGGTAGGCTAACTTCCACAACTTCATGTACGACTTCACTTTCCACTGAAGGGACAGCTTCTTGTGTGACGGTTGGTAGGCTAACTTCCACAACTTCATGTACGACTTCGTTCTCCACTGAAGGGAGAGCTTCTTGTTTGACGGTTGGTAGGTAAACTTCTACAACTTCATGTATAACTTCACTGTCCACTGAATGGACAGCTTCTTGAGCGACGGTTGGTACGCTGACTTCCACAACTTCGTGTACAACTACGCTATCCACTGAAGAGACATCTTCATGTGTGACGGTTGGTAGACTAACTTCCACAACTTCATGTACGACTTCACTGTCCACTGAAGGGAGAGCTTCTTGTGTGACGTTTGGAAGGATAACTTCAACAGAATCCTGTATAACTTCTTTGCTTACTGAAAGGATAGATTCTTGTGTGTTTAATGGTGGGATAACCTCCACGTACTTGTGTGCAACTTCAGTGTTCAGGGTACTGAATTCTTGTGGCTGAATTAGTGGGGTTAGCGCATAAAAACTCTGTGCAGTATTACTGGTTACAGAATCAGTATTCTCTTGGACCTTTGTATCGGGAGCAATCTCATTTGTTTTAAGGATAATTTCTTCTGTTTGTTGAGCcggaatatttttatttcttatctgtGTAATTCGGCTGTTTACAATCCTGAGTCTTTCTTGAACACTGGGTCTACGTGATTGCTCAGTCTTAATAATTTCGCCAGTTATTTCAGAGTCATTCAATGAGAGCACATCAGCAACGCTCTTATCTGGGAcaaaattttcttcatcttttgtaGCAGAAGTAATTTCTttaacatcatcagcatcttctTTCTTCACGAAAGTGATAGATTCTTCCGTTTTTTTAAAGAGGGGTTCATCACAAGTTTTCAATATAGTTTCGCTTTTCATTGCAGGCAAGGTTTCGGCTTCCTTGACTGAAGAAATTTCAGCAAAGTTTGTCAAATCTGTCGATGGGCTAACTTCCACAGTCTCATGCATCTCTCCGTCCTGCAAAGCAGAAGTTTCTTGTGCTACTGTTAGCGGGCTATTTTCTATAGTCTCATATACAATTTCTTTGTTTACTGAAGGGAGAGTTTCTTGTATGTCTGTGGGTGGGCTAACTTCCACGGTCTCATGTACAACTTTACTGTCAGGTGAAGGCAGGAATCCTTTAGCTGATGTTACATCAACTGCTCTTTCTCCAATATGTTTGTTAACAATTCTGAGTCTTTCTTGAGCAGTTGGTCTGTGTTTCTCATTCACAGTTGCGTTATCTTCTAGGATGTGTGTCTGAGTACCGTTCAACAAAATAGTTTCATCGTCTCCTGCATTTCCACCAATATTATGATTCTCTTTCTCTGAATAcatgtcattttctttcttccaagGTTGAAAATTAACATATGTTTCTGTTTCATCATCCATATATCTTGTTGGCGGCCAGATCTTTGCAAGTTTTCTTACTTTGTGTTTTCTGACAGTCTTCGAAACGTCGAAAATCGACAATTCTTGTATATTGGGTTTGTTATGAACTTTTTCTGGACGTTGTGCtaaattttttttcctgatttcGGCATCCTCTCTACCAGACGATTCAGTTTCTTCTTTTCTAATTGGTTTTACAGACTTCTCACTAAGCTCGTTTCCTAGTTCAGCTTCAACTTCAAGCTCTCTATTGGCATCAATTTTATCGGTAATCTGGTTTTCTATTTGTTGTTCTACGATTTCGGATTCGCCTGATATTTCTGATGGAATATCTTTTACTATGAATTCTTCATTTCCACTGGTTCTGATTCCATTGCTGTACTCCTGGTCGGTCACTGGTGACTCTGAAATATTTCTTGAGTACAACTGTGATTCAGTTTTTCCCTCAACTGTGGAAAACTTCCCCAAggtgatgctgttattgttgttatcgtcgtcgtcgtcgtcgtcgtcatgtatATTGTTGATCTGGCTACTGTTTTGATCGTTAACGACATTACTGTCGTTGATAGTTTCCACCTTTCTATTCACCTCAACAACAAGCACCTCTTCTGTCATATCTTCTCCGCGAACATAATTATCCGTTTTTGTTTCAATGACACCTtttatatcgttgttgttgctgtagagatcattgttgttgttgtttttaatgtcgATATTACGGTTGTCGTTGTTGGTGATCGTATTAATTATTTCGTAACTGCTATTCTCGTCGCTTTCGTTCCGGATGTTGTCGTTAATTTTAGACATCGATTCCAATCTACATTGCTGCTCAGGAAACATTATATCTGATGTGATCGTAGTTTGAAAACCAGTCGACGGTAGCAGTAGAGACTCTTCTGTTTGTTGTTGCTTGACGTTAATGAGACGTTCAGAAACCAGCCCCACTTCCTCAGCTTCGGACGTATTAAATGATGTGTCCGATATATTTGTCAGTATATTTGGCTCTGTTTTATAAATAGTGTCTCCACTTTGCATAGCATTGTCTGAAGTAGAATAGAGAGGAACGGAGGCCACATCTACGTTGATGAAAGTATTTTCTGTTATCTCTGTTTGCTGTTTTTGCTGCAGTTCATCGTTGagtagttctttcttttcttcccctgTTTTCAGTTCTTTTTCCTCTCGTTGTACTTCGTTTTGCTTGTTCTGTACACGAAATATCTGATTCAAATTACTTTCTACTGGTCTGTATCCTATTGGTTTCGTTCCGATTGTATGCACCCAAGAAGTATCTGATATTTCTCCGCCATTTATAGAGTGGGCTTTATTTTGATGCAAGTCATCTTTGTCGTAGATGCACGTAGAAAATATCTTCTGCAATTCCTTCACACGGCCTCGTTTGATGCTCTGTTTCATTGTCTTGTACATGTCGTCGCTTAAGTGCTGGACTACGTGGTTAGCATCTTGATATATAATTGTGAAATTTCCGTTCACACTGCTGCTATCTCCTTCAACACTCGCTGTCGGTGGCATTGCACGAGAATGTGACGACAGCGTGGTATGAGACGAGGTAGGGGAAGAGGAAGTCTCTGTCGACTGTGTCGATGGTGACGAAGAGAAGAAATGGGAAGTTGTCGGGGATGTCGACGATTGTGTTAGCAGAGGTGTTTCTCTTTCAGGCTGCATCGGCGACATCGTTTCAGGTGGTGTCGGTGGCGATGAGTGCAAAGTTTGTGTAGAAGGTGATTGTGAGAGAGGCAAAGTAGCAGACGAATTAAGGGACGAAACCTCAGATAGTGTCATGGGTGATTCTGCAGACACTACCATAGATGAGTCCAGAAATGATTCCACAGATTGTGTCACTGATGGTGCCAAAGACAGTTCCAGTGCTGGTACTAGGGGCGGTACCTCACATAATTTTGGAGATTGCGGTTCAGACACTGCAACAGTTGGTCTTACAGATAGTTCCTCAACTGGGTTTAAAGAGATAGGCTCAAGCAATGCATTAGATTGCAGCACAGTCAATTCCTTAGCCTGTACTTCAGATTGTGAATAAGACTGTGGTGCCTCGGTCTGTTTGTTTTCCAATGGCGTAGATGGTACCTCCAGCATTTTCTCATCCAGTGTCACAGATGCTACCTCAGGCAACTTTTCATCTAATA contains:
- the LOC106868339 gene encoding uncharacterized protein LOC106868339 isoform X10 produces the protein MDPEGEKNPERPKSIFHLLRNSFKKSFSSPSKPKKVEGIETHEDPNIKENDAVKNGVLRKETSQDNSTTASSASKSLKKYLPETSLDLNLDSNLNGGLETPQEYIASLRSAESQKEGVEELEAEEKEEKEKDVVIEDIVKDVRTEEQEKDVITKGKEKDVLTEGIEKDVKTEENEKEKEKDIQKFEERENYVREEKGVTLEEIEKDAVKTEEIEKDAAKTEEKEKDIERIEERERDIVVSEEIQKDAAKTEEIEKGIERIEERERDIVVSEEIQKDAAKIEEIQKDIERIEERERDIVVSEEIQKDAAKIEEIESDTAKTEEKDVEKIEERERDVVSEEVEKDAAKTEEKEKDVERIGESEREVVSEEIEKEVVTTEESRKDVIFEENGKVVKGIEKEGEKAAIITGKEKEKIIEEDEKEQKIETEESINNHASSDDENAFVRNGNSQREKDLIGAYTEKNDEQECDVSGTAEKPLSLLNHIQSSSTMAENKEVPHVTSDQLCEKPDLTTIDMYSSEESSSHAGKHESTLLSNEDKVLPDKKDNVSSQSFPSATSLPSNSSYAEEKLLDKEKEEPKPEGNNSSDPLSSEAKLDSKNDNTDNTENKKDIPDIVAPNIIRQPEFSKWGAFLPKPYSKPLQQPFKKFSQLFLGKPKSTAKLSSESLPQLQSTNSTTTNSTIPPTLRTDSSLPLLPSQIAKSSPRHAHQQLQSQEPTSTPLYTQHTLSSSSIPQSISSVELSPSLSAAPSPPQTEIITTASSLTLDTIQPDVLKKETSVTLHEVPSVTPDKKLPEVPSITLSEKLPEVPSVTLDEKLPEVPSVTLTEKLPEVPSVTLDEKLPEVPSVTLDEKLPEVPSITLSEKLHEVPSVTLDEKLPEVPSVTLDEKLPEVPSVTLSEKLPEVPSVTLSEKLPEVPSVTLDEKLSEVPSVTLDEKLPEVLSVTLDEKLPEVPSVTLSEKLPEVPSVTLSEKLPEIPSVTLDEKLPEVPSVTLDEKLPEVLSVTLDEKLPEVPSVTLSQKLPEIPSVTLDEKLPEVPSVTLDEKLPEVRSVTLSEKVPEVPSVTLDEKLPEVPSVTLSEKLPEVPSVTLDEKLPEVPSATLDDKLPKVSSVTLEDKLPDVAAVTTGDKLPDVSAVTLGDKLPEVSSVSLSEKLPDVPSMTLGDKLPDVPSVTLGDKLPEVPSVTLDEKLREVPSVTLDEELHDIQSPTFGDELSDVPYVTLGDKLSEVPVVTLGDKLPELQSVTLGDKPPEVPSVTLGDKLPEVPSVILDEKLPEVASVTLDEKMLEVPSTPLENKQTEAPQSYSQSEVQAKELTVLQSNALLEPISLNPVEELSVRPTVAVSEPQSPKLCEVPPLVPALELSLAPSVTQSVESFLDSSMVVSAESPMTLSEVSSLNSSATLPLSQSPSTQTLHSSPPTPPETMSPMQPERETPLLTQSSTSPTTSHFFSSSPSTQSTETSSSPTSSHTTLSSHSRAMPPTASVEGDSSSVNGNFTIIYQDANHVVQHLSDDMYKTMKQSIKRGRVKELQKIFSTCIYDKDDLHQNKAHSINGGEISDTSWVHTIGTKPIGYRPVESNLNQIFRVQNKQNEVQREEKELKTGEEKKELLNDELQQKQQTEITENTFINVDVASVPLYSTSDNAMQSGDTIYKTEPNILTNISDTSFNTSEAEEVGLVSERLINVKQQQTEESLLLPSTGFQTTITSDIMFPEQQCRLESMSKINDNIRNESDENSSYEIINTITNNDNRNIDIKNNNNNDLYSNNNDIKGVIETKTDNYVRGEDMTEEVLVVEVNRKVETINDSNVVNDQNSSQINNIHDDDDDDDDNNNNSITLGKFSTVEGKTESQLYSRNISESPVTDQEYSNGIRTSGNEEFIVKDIPSEISGESEIVEQQIENQITDKIDANRELEVEAELGNELSEKSVKPIRKEETESSGREDAEIRKKNLAQRPEKVHNKPNIQELSIFDVSKTVRKHKVRKLAKIWPPTRYMDDETETYVNFQPWKKENDMYSEKENHNIGGNAGDDETILLNGTQTHILEDNATVNEKHRPTAQERLRIVNKHIGERAVDVTSAKGFLPSPDSKVVHETVEVSPPTDIQETLPSVNKEIVYETIENSPLTVAQETSALQDGEMHETVEVSPSTDLTNFAEISSVKEAETLPAMKSETILKTCDEPLFKKTEESITFVKKEDADDVKEITSATKDEENFVPDKSVADVLSLNDSEITGEIIKTEQSRRPSVQERLRIVNSRITQIRNKNIPAQQTEEIILKTNEIAPDTKVQENTDSVTSNTAQSFYALTPLIQPQEFSTLNTEVAHKYVEVIPPLNTQESILSVSKEVIQDSVEVILPNVTQEALPSVDSEVVHEVVEVSLPTVTHEDVSSVDSVVVHEVVEVSVPTVAQEAVHSVDSEVIHEVVEVYLPTVKQEALPSVENEVVHEVVEVSLPTVTQEAVPSVESEVVHEVVEVSLPTVTQEIVPPVDSEVVHEAVEVSLPTVTQEDVSSVDSVVVHEVVEVSVPTVAQEAVHSVDSEVIHEVVEVYLPTVKQEALPSVENEVVGETVVVSLSTVTQETLPSLDDVVGEDLEVTPISYEVAPSSETKENIQVISEMNPPVDISSDFEVQPVVIPGNDEVVIEKEEGLQASSAMNTEQAERMNVEEDTISLTESLPLDVPDMIPNKFESVMAYVLHRENNEGSNEIISDHTELPECYKQGSFLSMSNEEKQIPKANQPPIASAVESDPPEANRKTDDLNDVRDEIEIFYSVKTEDINEVKGEMETGTGMAVTSGETLEEINANENTSGKIDLIVGEIERDIDHEERKEQEKDEKESEEVVVIGSTEVVVVAGEREEEREEESLEKEESQIEKVEVEEVMVMSEEKHKEDEKDKEIVISENILIDNENTLSSVSALEVNKVGEREKHLLTKKGVSKSNNTFFRSSPSFVQSCASVDTNEKGVIKDIATDITPITTTITTTTTTIIETSTTDLTQKVLKKSDETGVVVGEEITLVEAEYNIVPTIASEIHSTPTSVENIQTVVVSGTYLGDSVGNKEEEGEEKKEDDKEEEEGRTVEGEETHLKEDNSGSNLDRVSYIPYYSTNSEMLTRLKQPPEGNQTPLIRSDSTATAAAKTITKSNGTISTYPAVTNTVITESSTSVSPEHDTGTGERLVYGLSSVEKTQGENVRENESVVLAASKESESNRDFNGEQNAKYPGSATVSRSSSSCSSLGSNFLGEFASQEYSEENVKVEPTVIKSTNETEKEQVVTGKPVNFLRRIFESGRSIFGETKKTSDKSTAEPVEYLTNGTVHPRHLQDSNGLLREHETIDANKNNDQITRWTTPITANEPLASQPNKPADAASLTGYNDARPGTVVEANLTGSEVVNHDVSGDRSRVENLNALSSFEKTSPDSVDVQHQTQRSHREIKEIRSSEYPEEEWASHLQHKSEADYFIVKNPLVKNGTEYVAPEIQQTSNQMVAASPVKKDFETAEDVHAHINTPVETLPSSEINRNENNDLWTVESPSEINKRIRADGVIDYNIMQPLKNKLISDETLESQPNILAQTAQNTFSENSIITQQPTQAVISNTETGLTTSENYKTPSSRNVEISSPAIVESFVTSEQRQSFLLSPTLNDGENDIEDGSIAINEQKREALIKGNVHRRIKAFEVPKDTVMNVNSKPVKLRSRPSLYNSSGEGSTEFLYEKVKSELRPIPAKEVVDTKMESNFIEEHTEVSEPAYISKLDNGLETTITPSPIIYRETSKEIENHIEDRPDDNDSNHQYKVVSLTPSTGEHNQIKHVIYCEINRTKMENNTNDTHSSESGDELSDNENHQMKKQKRINHQFMPNVNKPEATILQTSSNHVLHSQMKPPEPTVVKKNHSENFVDSGMGTETVSSEGETEIVETSTEYRFLPQVNYQKAILIPSQTTNVPPKQTITMEYVQKNSSTPALARPTTLVNNSSSIEAHKIYELNTEPESVSTSDAEEDLRIVRGKLLIKNVIDSPKDGDDFDDNINVFADGFHLDKENPLYQSDPDLSKREESEEESELQEWTDDITFETIDEIAKTHSVMKKDSQSKQKLTKTLLTRLSNIDSKDIKQNINVEHKHEEIHGDIDFIHADGSRITSNFTDNFDSIAENVELWVQSGKAVIMIKVIAERIIPIDYEFNVWRKSSAIVTRQIELDLQANEQRQRLYAHVMKKHGKYGSGYQLKGSYEDDTYIQDREKVLNSRDTFKLFNQLLDVAEDSKEDGDQEERYIEKTERNALQRPNTNDFMY